The Providencia sp. PROV188 genome includes a region encoding these proteins:
- a CDS encoding DUF2339 domain-containing protein: MDTWILLGLILIAFVIIAPVLAIIAINRTGRMQYQINQLNQKVASLEAEMTRDNGHQSTHAINEENPVSHQVDTQHNENQVDALKIAAQDPLPQAPQIMPQPMAVSSDKQANAVNPIAINPNRFDKPKPSQPASSQNKAEDKSIFAHFFTWLVTGNPLAKIGILLLFLGVAYLLNYSVQNEIISPELRLVFSAAGCLVLLGIGWWLRTKKALFGLILQGGAIGCLYITVFAAFKLYTMIPYGFAFVAMLIICCASIGLALLQRTISLAILASLGGYLAPILLSTGGGSHIVLFSYYLMLSIGILVISFWQAWRPLNLVGMFMTYGVAILWGMDNYHYDYYLSCQLFIIANLIVFNVLTQLFALRFEHNKQLVVDNTLLFFPPLMSITLQFAISDGIGLLPAFISLLIGLLYLIASLQLHKRFNAAGKNMALGNIIIGASFVTLAVPLALSFEWTTIVWSLQGFAMLWFALNQGHKKLALVSSLLIAVSALIILSDYPYYYWNDNVIYMLPSLIAACFFAGGLFHVHQKEASYFTALSYAFLILGLLVWLAWVPEFTGMLSWNSETESLIILAVVLISAWCWRLGGQKINWIPLVLCQFSLWAVAYYYLTLDFIYAENPMGRGEGSLIWPVILGSSVLYVMHAYRTQNLYIRRGMHVANLWLIIGFGATQVNWFVANLPWGMHELGYFIYIMSITLVVLILYWLQHNKFVPMRRKGLLYWYSLLPLMAVMVVLSCWSNFEDGKLTFWSYVPLVNPLDEAGLFSIAALLLMRKGFIAKLRKITPIEIGVVKGLMMVIIGLAIFWYNGIILRATADFANIPWNENILFDSRLVQTVLSISWAIAALFCMVIAAVKKSRTWWFGGAAIFACVIAKLFLIDVYGQDGISRAVSFIAVAVLILVVGYFSPLPPKHKTDIEVQDK; this comes from the coding sequence GTGGATACATGGATACTCCTCGGGCTCATTTTAATTGCGTTTGTGATAATTGCCCCTGTACTGGCTATCATTGCGATTAATCGTACTGGTCGAATGCAATATCAAATTAACCAGTTAAACCAAAAGGTTGCCTCGCTAGAAGCTGAAATGACCCGTGATAATGGTCATCAGTCTACACATGCTATTAATGAAGAAAATCCAGTATCCCATCAAGTTGATACCCAACATAATGAGAATCAAGTGGATGCACTTAAAATTGCAGCCCAAGATCCTCTACCCCAAGCACCTCAAATTATGCCGCAACCGATGGCAGTTTCCAGCGACAAACAAGCTAATGCAGTTAACCCGATAGCAATTAATCCAAACCGTTTTGATAAACCAAAGCCAAGCCAGCCTGCATCATCTCAGAATAAAGCAGAAGATAAATCCATTTTTGCACATTTCTTCACGTGGTTAGTGACAGGTAATCCACTAGCGAAGATAGGAATTTTATTATTATTTTTAGGTGTTGCTTACTTACTGAATTACAGCGTACAAAATGAGATTATTTCACCTGAACTAAGGCTCGTCTTCAGTGCAGCAGGTTGTTTAGTTTTATTGGGTATAGGTTGGTGGTTACGCACGAAAAAGGCATTATTTGGCCTGATATTACAAGGTGGCGCTATCGGTTGCTTATACATTACCGTTTTTGCCGCTTTCAAGTTATACACCATGATCCCTTATGGGTTCGCATTTGTGGCGATGCTAATCATCTGTTGTGCAAGTATCGGGTTGGCATTATTACAGCGTACGATTAGCTTAGCAATTTTAGCGTCTTTAGGTGGTTATTTAGCGCCAATATTACTGTCCACTGGGGGCGGTAGCCATATCGTTTTATTCTCCTATTACTTAATGTTGTCGATAGGTATTTTAGTTATTAGCTTCTGGCAAGCATGGCGTCCGTTAAATTTAGTTGGCATGTTTATGACCTATGGCGTGGCAATATTATGGGGAATGGACAATTATCATTATGATTATTATCTATCATGCCAGCTATTTATTATTGCTAACTTGATTGTATTCAACGTATTAACTCAGCTATTCGCCTTACGTTTCGAACATAATAAACAGCTCGTTGTCGATAATACGCTATTATTTTTCCCACCATTAATGAGCATTACCTTGCAATTTGCTATTTCGGATGGCATCGGATTATTGCCAGCATTTATTTCTCTACTTATTGGCTTACTGTATCTCATTGCCAGCTTACAGCTTCATAAACGCTTTAATGCCGCTGGCAAGAATATGGCTCTAGGCAATATCATTATTGGGGCTAGCTTCGTCACATTGGCGGTACCACTCGCCTTATCATTTGAATGGACAACGATTGTTTGGTCATTGCAAGGCTTTGCTATGTTGTGGTTTGCCCTCAATCAAGGGCATAAAAAATTAGCGTTGGTCTCGTCATTGCTCATTGCTGTTAGTGCTTTAATAATATTAAGCGATTATCCATATTATTATTGGAACGATAATGTTATTTACATGCTACCAAGCTTGATAGCCGCTTGCTTCTTTGCGGGCGGGTTATTTCATGTGCACCAGAAAGAGGCGAGCTATTTTACCGCGCTTAGTTATGCTTTTTTGATCCTCGGGTTATTAGTCTGGTTAGCCTGGGTGCCTGAATTTACTGGTATGCTGTCATGGAACAGCGAAACGGAAAGCTTAATTATTTTGGCGGTAGTGCTGATCTCCGCGTGGTGCTGGCGTCTTGGCGGTCAAAAAATCAATTGGATACCATTAGTTTTATGCCAGTTCTCATTATGGGCAGTGGCTTATTATTATTTAACATTAGATTTTATTTATGCAGAAAATCCGATGGGGCGTGGTGAGGGTTCGCTGATTTGGCCTGTGATCTTGGGCAGTTCAGTTCTGTATGTGATGCACGCTTATCGTACCCAAAACCTGTATATTCGACGTGGAATGCACGTTGCCAATCTATGGTTAATTATTGGGTTTGGTGCGACGCAAGTTAACTGGTTTGTGGCTAACCTTCCGTGGGGAATGCACGAACTGGGTTACTTCATTTACATTATGTCGATAACCTTAGTGGTATTAATCCTTTACTGGTTACAACATAACAAATTTGTACCAATGCGCCGTAAAGGCTTGCTGTATTGGTATAGTTTATTACCACTTATGGCTGTAATGGTGGTGCTTTCATGTTGGTCAAACTTTGAAGATGGCAAACTCACGTTTTGGAGTTACGTTCCATTAGTTAACCCGTTAGATGAAGCAGGGCTGTTTAGCATTGCAGCACTGTTATTGATGCGTAAAGGTTTTATCGCGAAGCTAAGAAAAATAACGCCTATTGAAATTGGGGTAGTGAAAGGTCTGATGATGGTGATCATTGGATTAGCTATCTTCTGGTATAACGGCATCATTCTTCGTGCGACGGCTGATTTTGCGAATATTCCTTGGAATGAGAATATCTTATTTGATTCGCGTCTCGTTCAAACGGTTCTTTCCATTAGCTGGGCAATAGCCGCGCTATTTTGCATGGTGATTGCAGCTGTGAAGAAAAGTCGAACATGGTGGTTTGGTGGTGCAGCGATTTTCGCTTGTGTGATTGCAAAACTATTTCTTATTGATGTGTATGGGCAGGATGGCATTTCCCGTGCGGTCTCCTTTATTGCCGTGGCGGTGTTGATCTTGGTTGTGGGGTATTTCTCCCCATTACCACCAAAGCATAAAACGGACATTGAGGTACAGGATAAATAG
- a CDS encoding DUF3999 family protein, protein MNCMKIAVKKITTLCAWGALFSLICLLSFGSYASDSKANDSKANDSKQASPYDFYQGKELTTPDRNSPFYWLELPAAAYMGSAYPDTLQDIRVFNGTGNEIPTALFFDTNKSIATTNVKFNFQRLVTRADNVNPNDDDQFDSQYILVEAEPGKTTRIELPNLQRKDKTNYQAYLLTRDQFKDNGVLSTLNLGWDQNNQDWQAKVFVYYSTDKKNWVNIASNQPVMSLRLDSGVVASNTIELLKGESTGPIAPYLMLVTVSAQEHEIPLLKSVTGLQYVMNSFHRQESFLFEVTNDGITREQVIYRLPTPQPLNEISIKLQQSNRVVPLKVEYIANSDEEWKLLANVMVFNQINDGDKASNPNLMIHDKQIKGLRITALKGSWDELPPTIYGLRDAVNLIVNIQGASPYLLVWGNKQATLDNVNYTQLIGKNESVENVMDDFPEITTTGKILELGGLEKRTQDKPVEEGLHWMTIALWMLLVVGIFALLYFCWYLFKEVGSSNKSNPDDL, encoded by the coding sequence ATGAACTGCATGAAAATAGCCGTGAAAAAGATAACAACATTATGTGCATGGGGCGCTCTCTTTTCCTTAATATGCTTATTATCATTTGGAAGCTATGCTAGCGATTCTAAAGCCAATGACTCTAAAGCTAATGATTCTAAGCAAGCAAGTCCTTACGATTTTTATCAAGGAAAAGAACTGACCACACCGGATAGGAACAGTCCGTTCTATTGGTTAGAGCTGCCCGCAGCTGCTTATATGGGATCTGCGTATCCAGATACTCTGCAAGATATTCGTGTTTTTAATGGTACAGGAAATGAAATTCCAACAGCGTTATTTTTTGATACTAATAAATCTATTGCAACGACCAATGTTAAATTTAATTTTCAACGTTTAGTCACTCGTGCAGATAATGTGAATCCTAACGACGATGATCAATTTGATAGCCAATATATTCTGGTCGAAGCTGAGCCAGGAAAAACAACCCGTATTGAATTGCCGAATTTACAACGAAAAGATAAAACCAACTATCAAGCCTATTTACTGACGCGTGATCAATTCAAGGACAACGGTGTTTTATCGACTTTAAATTTAGGTTGGGATCAGAACAATCAGGACTGGCAAGCCAAAGTTTTTGTTTATTACAGTACGGATAAGAAAAATTGGGTAAATATTGCATCGAATCAGCCTGTGATGAGCCTGAGATTAGACTCTGGCGTTGTGGCGAGTAATACGATTGAATTATTAAAAGGGGAAAGTACTGGGCCTATTGCACCATACCTAATGTTAGTGACGGTCAGCGCTCAAGAACATGAAATTCCACTTCTTAAATCTGTGACGGGATTGCAGTATGTGATGAACTCTTTCCATCGTCAGGAATCTTTTCTCTTTGAAGTGACAAACGATGGAATCACTCGAGAACAAGTGATTTATCGCTTGCCAACGCCGCAGCCATTGAATGAAATCAGCATTAAACTACAACAATCAAATCGCGTAGTACCGCTGAAAGTAGAATATATTGCCAATAGTGATGAGGAATGGAAATTGTTGGCGAATGTGATGGTTTTCAACCAAATCAATGATGGTGATAAAGCGAGCAATCCGAATTTAATGATCCACGATAAGCAAATTAAGGGACTCAGAATAACTGCATTAAAAGGTAGCTGGGATGAACTGCCACCTACGATTTATGGGTTGCGTGATGCGGTAAATCTAATTGTGAATATACAAGGTGCTTCGCCTTATTTGCTTGTGTGGGGAAATAAACAAGCCACCTTAGATAATGTTAACTACACTCAACTTATTGGTAAAAATGAAAGCGTTGAAAACGTGATGGATGATTTCCCTGAAATCACAACGACAGGTAAGATATTGGAATTAGGTGGTTTGGAAAAAAGAACCCAAGATAAGCCAGTGGAAGAAGGTTTACATTGGATGACTATCGCACTATGGATGTTACTTGTTGTCGGTATTTTCGCGCTGCTTTATTTCTGTTGGTATCTTTTCAAAGAGGTTGGGTCATCAAATAAATCCAATCCAGACGATCTTTAA
- a CDS encoding GFA family protein — translation MPKGQCLCGSVKLTINQPIDTVHVCHCGMCLKWNGGPGMTIGYEGEPEIEGREFITRFASSKWAERAFCKQCGTHLFYHLHSPSTYYLSAPLFEESKSAKMGTQIYIDCKPDYYNFVEKTPMLTEQDILNLFTNKS, via the coding sequence ATGCCTAAAGGACAGTGTTTATGTGGATCAGTCAAACTGACTATCAATCAGCCTATCGATACCGTTCATGTTTGCCACTGTGGCATGTGCCTAAAATGGAATGGTGGTCCTGGAATGACCATCGGCTATGAAGGCGAACCTGAAATTGAAGGTAGAGAGTTTATTACTCGTTTCGCTTCATCGAAATGGGCCGAAAGGGCTTTCTGTAAGCAGTGTGGTACGCATCTATTTTATCATTTGCATTCACCGTCAACGTATTACCTCTCAGCCCCACTATTTGAAGAAAGCAAAAGTGCTAAAATGGGAACACAGATTTATATTGATTGTAAGCCGGATTATTATAATTTTGTTGAAAAGACGCCAATGCTAACTGAGCAAGATATATTAAACCTGTTTACCAACAAATCCTAA
- the psiE gene encoding phosphate-starvation-inducible protein PsiE, whose translation MKGMRHASNIAWVLQWVLNAGLIVLAAVLVFFLAKETFTMASLMFGGNQEAKAYELLEGIVIYFLYFEFIALIIKYFMSGYHFPLRYFIYIGITAIIRLIIVDHSDPMTTLLHAGAILVLVVALYIANTEKLKRE comes from the coding sequence ATGAAAGGAATGCGCCATGCTAGTAATATCGCTTGGGTATTACAATGGGTTCTTAACGCAGGTTTAATTGTGCTTGCTGCGGTGTTAGTTTTCTTTTTAGCAAAAGAAACATTTACGATGGCATCATTAATGTTTGGAGGTAACCAAGAGGCTAAAGCGTATGAACTTTTAGAAGGAATTGTCATTTACTTTCTATACTTTGAGTTTATTGCTTTGATTATAAAGTACTTTATGTCAGGTTATCATTTCCCATTACGCTATTTTATCTATATTGGTATCACGGCAATTATCCGCCTAATTATCGTCGACCATAGTGATCCGATGACTACGTTGCTGCATGCTGGCGCTATCTTAGTTTTAGTTGTTGCACTTTATATTGCTAATACAGAAAAACTTAAACGAGAATAA
- a CDS encoding AbgT family transporter, which yields MTTKTLPQKKGFLNRVERIGNVMPDVTMLFVYALVICWFLSYLLSFVDFSYHHPISKEKISVINMFQYEEIILFVTSAVKNFINFPPLGITIVATLGIGIAESSGFINTALKKMLSFISPKMLTPTVVFVGIVSHVASDSAYVILMPVAAMMFYASGRHPLAGIAAAFAGLAGGFTASYTPSIIDPIMQSFTQDAAQMLAPGYSVNVLCNYFFSLGGTFGVIFTCWFITEKIVEPWLNKNAPITKSDVDTDAEQDLGKITPQEHRAFRVAGLMVIALGVGLFALLWPENSPLRGPDGSLTSPKAPIMQIVVPLLFIFFALPGIVYGYMTKSFTSTKDVVKAMENITKSLIPFIVFAFFAAQFLYSFQHSNLGTLLALSGAELLRTLDMPSGMTVFGVILLTAVLNIMITSATSKWAIMAPVLVPMLMAVGISPELTQAAFRVSDSAMNVSTPMFPFYPLILMYCQKYYKNAGIGTLCSMMIPFTIGLLITLTATLYLFWAFDIPIGFDSGYTWQPAQ from the coding sequence ATGACAACTAAAACACTACCCCAGAAAAAGGGTTTTTTAAATCGCGTTGAGCGCATCGGTAACGTTATGCCAGATGTGACAATGCTATTTGTTTACGCCCTAGTAATATGTTGGTTTTTATCCTATCTACTCTCATTTGTAGATTTCAGTTATCACCATCCTATTTCTAAAGAAAAAATTTCCGTTATTAATATGTTTCAGTATGAAGAAATCATATTATTTGTGACATCAGCGGTTAAAAATTTTATTAATTTCCCTCCTCTCGGAATAACAATTGTTGCAACCTTAGGTATTGGGATTGCAGAAAGCAGCGGCTTTATTAATACCGCGCTGAAAAAAATGCTTTCTTTTATTTCACCTAAAATGTTGACTCCAACAGTTGTTTTCGTCGGGATTGTCTCTCACGTTGCTTCTGATTCAGCCTACGTTATTTTGATGCCAGTCGCAGCAATGATGTTCTATGCCAGTGGTCGCCATCCTTTAGCGGGAATTGCAGCGGCATTCGCTGGTTTAGCAGGGGGATTCACGGCAAGTTATACGCCATCGATTATTGACCCGATTATGCAGAGCTTTACGCAAGATGCCGCGCAAATGTTAGCGCCAGGCTACAGTGTAAATGTACTGTGTAACTATTTCTTTAGCTTGGGCGGAACCTTCGGCGTTATTTTTACTTGCTGGTTTATCACCGAAAAGATCGTAGAGCCGTGGTTAAATAAAAACGCTCCAATCACCAAATCTGACGTTGATACTGATGCTGAGCAAGATTTAGGTAAAATCACACCGCAAGAGCACCGCGCATTCCGTGTTGCGGGATTAATGGTGATTGCATTAGGCGTGGGGTTATTTGCGCTGTTATGGCCTGAAAATTCACCACTAAGAGGCCCAGATGGCAGCTTAACAAGCCCGAAAGCACCAATTATGCAGATTGTTGTACCATTATTGTTCATCTTCTTTGCATTGCCAGGCATAGTGTATGGCTATATGACTAAATCTTTCACCTCGACCAAAGATGTGGTTAAGGCGATGGAAAATATTACCAAGTCACTGATCCCATTTATTGTGTTTGCTTTCTTTGCAGCGCAATTCCTGTATTCGTTCCAACATTCTAACTTAGGTACATTATTAGCCTTATCGGGGGCGGAATTACTGCGAACTTTAGATATGCCATCTGGGATGACGGTATTCGGGGTGATTTTATTAACTGCCGTGTTAAATATCATGATCACGTCAGCGACCTCAAAATGGGCGATTATGGCACCAGTTTTAGTACCAATGTTAATGGCAGTCGGAATTTCGCCAGAATTAACCCAAGCCGCCTTCCGTGTGAGTGATTCTGCGATGAACGTGAGTACGCCAATGTTTCCGTTCTATCCGCTGATTTTAATGTATTGCCAGAAATATTATAAAAATGCAGGTATCGGAACTTTATGTTCTATGATGATCCCATTCACTATCGGTTTATTAATTACCTTAACAGCGACACTGTATCTGTTCTGGGCATTTGATATTCCAATTGGTTTTGACAGTGGTTATACATGGCAGCCTGCGCAATAA
- the pepT gene encoding peptidase T, which produces MKELGKKLEERFYRYVAIESQSDAASSVVPSTEGQRELANLLAKELESYGLKDVYVDEHAILYGMRPGNKPNAPKIGFVAHLDTVDVGLSPVIKPQTLKYEGADLCLNVQEDVWFKTAEHPEAAAYVGDEIIFSDGTSVLGADDKAAITVVMELMDKLQNADFDCGDIYVAFVPDEEIGLRGSKIMDLSRFKVDFAYTIDCCALGEVVFETFNAASIEVEIKGITAHPMSAKNVLLNPIRVAHDFIGCFDRFDTPEHTEHREGYFYITDLAANPNEAKIKMAIRDFDRPSFEARKRFIAESIELIRTRHPRAKVEFKIDDVYSNISDSIGEDRTAVDIILEALKIHNIEPNIIPMRGGTDGSALSARGIVTPNYFTGAHNFHSRFEFLPITSFEKSYLVSETICRLVGQK; this is translated from the coding sequence ATGAAAGAATTAGGTAAGAAATTAGAAGAACGTTTTTATCGCTATGTGGCTATTGAAAGCCAAAGTGATGCGGCAAGCTCTGTTGTACCAAGCACAGAAGGCCAGCGTGAACTGGCAAATCTTCTGGCGAAAGAATTAGAGAGCTACGGCTTGAAAGATGTGTATGTTGATGAACATGCCATTTTATATGGAATGCGCCCAGGTAATAAACCCAATGCCCCTAAAATTGGTTTTGTGGCTCACTTAGATACTGTTGATGTCGGTTTATCTCCGGTGATCAAGCCGCAAACCTTGAAGTATGAAGGTGCGGATTTATGCCTGAATGTGCAGGAAGATGTGTGGTTTAAAACCGCGGAACACCCGGAAGCCGCCGCTTATGTGGGCGATGAAATTATTTTCAGTGACGGCACCAGTGTTCTGGGCGCGGATGATAAAGCGGCCATTACCGTTGTCATGGAGCTGATGGATAAACTGCAAAACGCAGATTTTGATTGCGGCGATATCTATGTGGCGTTTGTGCCAGATGAAGAAATTGGTCTTCGTGGCTCCAAAATCATGGATCTTTCTCGCTTCAAAGTGGATTTTGCTTACACCATCGATTGCTGTGCGCTCGGAGAGGTGGTTTTTGAAACCTTTAATGCGGCTTCTATTGAAGTGGAAATTAAAGGGATCACCGCTCATCCAATGTCAGCGAAAAACGTATTGTTAAACCCAATTCGTGTGGCACATGATTTTATTGGTTGTTTCGATCGTTTCGATACGCCGGAACACACTGAGCACCGTGAAGGTTACTTCTATATCACAGATTTAGCGGCAAACCCGAATGAAGCAAAAATCAAAATGGCGATCCGTGATTTTGACCGCCCAAGTTTTGAAGCTCGTAAGCGTTTCATTGCTGAAAGTATTGAACTGATTCGTACTCGTCATCCACGAGCGAAAGTGGAATTCAAAATTGATGATGTGTATAGCAATATCAGCGATTCAATCGGTGAAGATCGTACAGCGGTAGATATTATTCTCGAAGCGTTAAAAATTCATAATATCGAGCCAAATATCATTCCAATGCGTGGAGGCACTGACGGTTCAGCGCTGTCTGCTCGCGGAATTGTGACACCAAACTATTTTACGGGTGCGCATAACTTCCATTCTCGCTTTGAGTTTTTACCAATAACTTCATTCGAGAAGAGCTATTTAGTGTCTGAAACTATTTGCCGCCTTGTTGGGCAAAAGTAG
- a CDS encoding LuxR C-terminal-related transcriptional regulator, whose amino-acid sequence MINIIIIDDSNISIRGIEAILTRNTRYKVVATFPSLDPVITWNRQNKANIILINREHCHFDSLKTFTTIRRTQPDVGLIIFNVRHNDMFVVKALDIGIFGILSASIAEEELIEALQIVNARQRIISPDIAQQLALQRLNQREQLDIYELLSARELEIMLMITRGLSVKHIAESLSLSPKTVNTYRYRMFGKLNISSDVELTHIAIGYGLITAKQGSSGWNNSLIQKFS is encoded by the coding sequence TTGATTAATATAATAATTATTGATGATAGTAATATTTCGATTCGAGGTATTGAAGCGATACTCACTCGAAATACTCGCTATAAAGTTGTCGCAACGTTTCCTTCTTTAGATCCGGTGATCACGTGGAACCGGCAAAATAAAGCAAATATTATTTTGATTAATCGAGAACATTGCCATTTCGATTCATTGAAAACCTTCACGACAATCCGTCGTACTCAACCTGATGTAGGGCTCATTATCTTCAATGTGCGTCATAATGATATGTTTGTTGTGAAAGCGTTGGATATTGGCATTTTTGGCATACTGAGCGCTAGTATTGCAGAAGAAGAGCTAATTGAAGCCTTGCAAATCGTGAATGCGCGTCAACGAATTATCTCTCCTGATATTGCTCAACAACTGGCTTTACAAAGATTAAATCAACGTGAACAGCTAGATATATATGAATTGCTTTCCGCAAGAGAGCTGGAAATTATGCTCATGATCACCAGAGGGCTTTCGGTTAAGCATATTGCGGAGTCATTATCTTTAAGCCCTAAAACGGTAAATACCTATCGATATCGAATGTTTGGTAAACTTAATATCAGTAGTGATGTAGAATTAACACATATAGCAATCGGTTATGGTTTAATCACCGCAAAACAGGGTTCATCAGGGTGGAACAACAGTTTGATCCAAAAGTTTTCTTAA
- the uvrC gene encoding excinuclease ABC subunit UvrC, producing the protein MEQQFDPKVFLKTVTNQPGVYRMYDAGGTVIYVGKAKDLKKRLSSYFRENVGSRKTEQLVKHIASIDVTVTHTETEALLLEHNYIKLYQPRYNVLLRDDKSYPYIFLSSETHPRISSHRGAKHGKGEYFGPFPSSYAVRETLAVMQKLFPIRQCEDSVYRNRSRPCLQYQIGRCLGPCVKGLVTDEEYDQQVNYVRLFLTGKDKQVLTGLVERMEKASQELRFEDAARFRDQIQAVRAVTEEQYVSGGDDDLDVIGVAFDSGLACVHVLFIRQGKVLGSRSYYPKIPAGTLLEEVVQTFLGQFYLQGSENRTLPGEILIDFPLTEKELLAESLSGIAGRKINIQSQPRGTRARYLKLARTNASIALSTKLAQQSTIQQRMAALSKVVNIENISRMECFDISHTMGEQTVASCVVFDKTGPVKSEYRRYNITGITPGDDYAAMHQVLTRRYGKHLDESKVPDIIFIDGGKGQLSQARDVFDSLEVDWDKNHPLLIGVAKGSDRKAGLETLFLKPEGEGFALPPDSPALHVIQHIRDESHNHAITGHRQRRAKVKNTSALESIEGVGPKRRQMLLKYMGGLQPLRNASIEEIAKVPSISYALAEKIYNALKQ; encoded by the coding sequence GTGGAACAACAGTTTGATCCAAAAGTTTTCTTAAAAACAGTCACAAACCAACCCGGCGTTTATCGCATGTATGACGCTGGGGGAACCGTGATTTATGTTGGGAAAGCGAAAGATCTGAAAAAAAGGTTATCGAGCTATTTCCGTGAGAATGTCGGTAGCCGTAAAACAGAGCAACTCGTCAAGCATATCGCCTCTATTGATGTGACGGTAACCCATACCGAAACCGAGGCGCTACTGCTGGAACATAACTATATAAAGCTGTATCAGCCTCGTTATAACGTCTTGCTACGAGATGATAAATCTTATCCTTATATTTTTCTGAGTAGCGAAACACATCCTAGAATTTCAAGCCACCGAGGTGCGAAACATGGGAAAGGTGAATATTTCGGCCCATTCCCAAGTTCTTATGCGGTACGTGAAACCTTAGCGGTTATGCAAAAGCTGTTTCCCATTCGCCAGTGTGAAGATAGCGTTTATAGAAACCGTTCAAGACCTTGTTTACAGTATCAAATTGGTCGTTGTTTAGGACCTTGCGTGAAAGGTTTAGTGACGGATGAAGAGTATGATCAGCAAGTCAACTATGTCCGTCTGTTCTTAACGGGGAAGGACAAGCAAGTCTTAACTGGGTTAGTCGAGCGCATGGAAAAAGCTAGCCAAGAGCTACGTTTTGAGGATGCTGCACGTTTTCGTGACCAAATTCAAGCCGTGCGTGCGGTAACAGAAGAGCAATATGTGTCAGGCGGTGATGATGACCTCGACGTTATCGGAGTCGCATTCGATTCTGGATTAGCTTGTGTTCATGTTCTATTTATTCGCCAAGGAAAGGTTTTGGGCAGTCGCAGCTACTATCCAAAAATTCCGGCGGGGACTTTATTAGAAGAAGTAGTGCAAACCTTCTTAGGGCAGTTCTATTTACAAGGCAGTGAAAATCGCACATTGCCAGGGGAAATATTAATTGATTTCCCATTGACGGAAAAAGAGTTACTGGCGGAATCGTTGTCTGGCATTGCCGGTCGTAAAATTAATATTCAAAGCCAGCCACGAGGCACCCGTGCTCGTTATTTAAAACTGGCTCGAACCAATGCATCCATCGCGTTATCTACCAAACTGGCGCAGCAGTCGACGATTCAACAACGCATGGCTGCGCTGTCAAAAGTCGTGAATATAGAAAATATTTCGCGCATGGAGTGTTTCGATATTTCCCACACGATGGGCGAGCAAACCGTGGCTTCCTGCGTGGTGTTTGATAAAACGGGTCCTGTGAAATCAGAGTATCGTCGATACAATATTACGGGGATCACGCCTGGGGATGATTATGCGGCGATGCACCAAGTGCTGACTCGCCGTTATGGTAAACATCTGGATGAGAGCAAAGTTCCCGATATTATCTTTATTGATGGTGGTAAAGGGCAGCTGAGTCAAGCGCGGGATGTCTTTGATTCACTTGAAGTGGATTGGGATAAAAACCATCCTTTATTAATTGGGGTTGCTAAAGGTAGCGATCGTAAAGCTGGGTTGGAAACGTTGTTTTTAAAACCCGAAGGTGAAGGTTTTGCGCTTCCGCCTGATTCGCCAGCATTACATGTGATCCAGCATATTCGTGATGAGTCGCATAACCATGCGATTACGGGGCATCGCCAGCGCCGCGCGAAAGTGAAAAATACCAGTGCGCTTGAATCTATCGAAGGCGTAGGGCCAAAACGTCGCCAAATGTTATTGAAGTACATGGGAGGATTACAACCTTTGCGTAATGCGAGCATAGAAGAGATCGCAAAAGTGCCCTCGATCTCATACGCGCTGGCAGAAAAGATTTATAATGCATTGAAACAGTAG